The Streptomyces sp. NBC_01197 genome window below encodes:
- a CDS encoding IclR family transcriptional regulator — translation MPETGGVREVKSAGRTVELLEVLAARGDRPARLRELADELSVPRSSMYALLQTLTDRGWVRTDATGSLYGIGIRALLTGTSYLDTDARVRAVKPYLDKASTTLGETVHLGRFDRGDVVYLATRESHEYLRTLSRVGRRLPAHVSALGKALLAERAADGPDGLPVGELERLTPNTLADRAALDSDLALVRERGYAVDREEGVTGIVGFGFALRYDTPAMDAVSCSVPVTRLTAEHERRIIATMREVRAEIEAAAHTLPGAPDWI, via the coding sequence ATGCCGGAGACCGGAGGCGTACGCGAGGTGAAGTCGGCGGGCCGCACCGTCGAGCTGCTTGAGGTGCTCGCCGCGCGCGGTGACCGGCCCGCCCGGCTGCGGGAACTCGCCGACGAGCTCAGCGTCCCCCGCAGCTCCATGTACGCACTGCTGCAGACGCTGACCGACCGCGGCTGGGTCCGCACCGACGCGACGGGATCGCTGTACGGCATCGGCATCCGGGCCTTGCTCACCGGCACCAGCTATCTCGACACGGATGCCCGGGTGCGGGCGGTGAAGCCGTATCTCGACAAGGCGTCCACCACGCTGGGCGAGACCGTCCACCTGGGGCGGTTCGACCGCGGCGACGTCGTCTATCTCGCCACCCGCGAGTCGCACGAGTATCTGCGCACCCTCAGCCGCGTCGGCCGCAGGCTGCCCGCCCATGTCAGCGCGCTGGGCAAGGCACTGCTCGCCGAGCGAGCCGCTGACGGGCCGGACGGGCTGCCCGTCGGCGAGCTGGAACGGCTGACCCCGAACACCCTGGCCGACCGGGCCGCCCTCGACTCCGATCTGGCGCTGGTGCGCGAGCGGGGCTACGCGGTCGACCGGGAGGAGGGCGTCACCGGCATCGTCGGTTTCGGCTTCGCGCTGCGGTACGACACGCCTGCGATGGACGCCGTCAGCTGCTCGGTCCCGGTGACCCGGCTGACCGCCGAGCACGAGCGCCGGATCATCGCGACGATGCGCGAGGTACGGGCGGAGATCGAGGCCGCGGCACACACGCTGCCCGGTGCACCCGACTGGATCTGA
- a CDS encoding 5-dehydro-4-deoxyglucarate dehydratase — MARGVLSFPLTAFTDGGELDIDGYRTYLETQLAAAPGAVFPACGTGEFFSLDEDEYRSVVTATVEAAAGRTPVVAGIGYGWAQAVRFARIAEEAGADAALVLPHYLVAAPQDGLVAQLEQIAARTRLPLIAYQRGQVAFTAASLRRIAAVPGVIGLKDGHSDLDRLQRLTLAAPDGFLFFNGASTAEIQARAYATVGVPAYSSAVHAFAPEIAGAFFTALRTDDQARLDALLRDFYVPLVELRDRVPGYAVSLVKAAARLRGHQVGPVRAPLTDPGPDDLAALDTLLTAGLDLVGATR, encoded by the coding sequence ATGGCCCGCGGGGTCCTCTCCTTCCCGCTGACCGCCTTCACCGACGGTGGAGAGCTCGACATCGACGGGTACCGGACCTACCTGGAGACCCAGTTGGCCGCCGCCCCCGGCGCGGTCTTCCCGGCCTGCGGCACCGGGGAGTTCTTCTCCCTGGACGAGGACGAGTACCGCAGCGTCGTCACCGCCACCGTCGAGGCAGCCGCCGGGCGCACACCCGTCGTCGCGGGCATCGGATACGGCTGGGCGCAGGCCGTCAGATTCGCCCGGATCGCCGAGGAGGCAGGCGCCGACGCGGCGCTCGTCCTCCCGCACTACCTCGTGGCGGCCCCACAGGACGGACTCGTCGCACAACTGGAGCAGATCGCCGCCCGCACCCGGCTGCCCCTCATCGCCTACCAGCGCGGCCAAGTCGCCTTCACCGCCGCCTCGCTGCGCCGCATCGCCGCCGTCCCCGGCGTCATCGGACTCAAGGACGGCCACAGCGACCTCGACCGGCTCCAGCGGCTGACCCTCGCCGCCCCGGACGGCTTCCTCTTCTTCAACGGCGCCTCCACCGCCGAGATCCAGGCCCGCGCCTACGCCACGGTGGGCGTCCCCGCCTACTCCTCCGCCGTCCACGCCTTCGCCCCCGAGATCGCCGGAGCCTTCTTCACCGCCCTGCGCACGGACGACCAGGCACGCCTGGACGCGCTGCTCCGCGACTTCTACGTGCCCCTGGTCGAACTCCGCGACCGGGTCCCCGGCTACGCCGTCTCGCTGGTCAAGGCCGCCGCCCGGCTGCGCGGCCACCAAGTCGGCCCGGTACGCGCCCCCCTGACCGACCCCGGCCCCGACGACCTCGCGGCCCTGGACACCCTGCTGACCGCCGGCCTCGACCTCGTAGGAGCGACCCGATGA